A stretch of the Ischnura elegans chromosome 5, ioIscEleg1.1, whole genome shotgun sequence genome encodes the following:
- the LOC124159128 gene encoding zinc finger MYM-type protein 1-like, translating to MNSVASLLSSNFCALTLEQKCAIKALGRPTPPLDIRLQQSSRGKNYTRIFKSHLYDRNSWICGCEVTNRFFCFPCLLFYKGKDTTWTTTGVSDLSHLTQKIKKHETSLYHKNACLDLSILGRTEIRQQLSEAFRLNVEKNNDQVRKNRYVLSKIIDCIRFCGEFELALRGHNERDDSNNPGIFKGLVNFSATLDTILKSHLEVATVFKGTSKEIQNDLLDCMLHVCKLHILEEIRSADFVSVIADETTDVSAKAQMVVVFRSVLKSGLPIERFWTFLNPKHHDAETLFACIKRVLVEVLGEAKNKLISQSYDGTNVMSGQFNGVQTRVKAEYPNAHFVHCYAHQLNLVMVQATSQNKEVRVFFANLQEVCTFFSQSSQRADILDEIVGKRLPSGSSTRWNYNSRSVLVVHQNIQELIECFEKIEETSKMTSTLNKAQGLKLKLQQPEFKYWLEFFSKVMPHVDILYSSLQKKNINPVWAKEAISSFKREIQKVRESVESLATADESAEPRPKRNKVENWQTLRNAAAKEVCDAIAAEAERRFEFTGHLVAANLFDNENMSGYRKRFPDDILNTTIESFGFLDKNKLRCELQLIYSREDFKEVKKATHLLSFLLENNLEQCFSETVKLLKALITIPMTTAEAERCFSCLKRIKTFLRSTMDEDRLTALTMMSIEKEMARNIVDFNEKVIDHFAAKKERRMDFMFKHTTTAGVA from the coding sequence ATGAACAGTGTTGCATCATTACTTAGTAGTAACTTTTGTGCCCTAACTCTTGAACAAAAATGTGCAATCAAAGCACTAGGCAGACCGACGCCGCCTTTGGACATTCGTCTACAGCAAAGTTCTCGAGGCAAAAACTACACTCGTATATTCAAGTCACATCTGTATGATAGAAATTCGTGGATTTGTGGATGTGAAGTAACCAATAGATTCTTTTGCTTCCCGTGTCTTCTATTTTATAAAGGAAAGGACACAACATGGACAACTACTGGAGTTTCAGACTTGAGTCATCttacccagaaaataaaaaaacatgaaacatctTTGTATCATAAGAATGCCTGCTTGGATTTATCCATCTTAGGTCGTACTGAAATAAGGCAACAACTCAGTGAAGCTTTTAGGcttaatgttgagaaaaataacgaCCAAGTCAGGAAAAATCGGTATgtcctttcaaaaataattgattgtatTCGGTTTTGTGGAGAGTTTGAACTAGCTTTGCGTGGACATAATGAAAGAGATGACTCCAATAACCCCGGTATTTTCAAAGGATTAGTGAATTTCTCAGCTACATTAGATACTATTTTGAAATCACACCTGGAAGTTGCCACTGTTTTtaaaggtacgtccaaggaaattcaaaatgacCTGTTAGATTGTATGCTGCACGTCTGCAAACTACATATTCTTGAAGAAATTCGCTCAGCAGATTTTGTGTCTGTGATTGCTGATGAAACTACAGATGTGTCTGCTAAAGCTCAGATGGTTGTAGTGTTTCGCTCTGTTCTCAAAAGTGGGTTGCCTATCGAGAGATTTTGGACATTTCTAAACCCTAAACATCATGATGCTGAAACATTATTCGCCTGCATAAAACGTGTTCTTGTGGAAGTGCTAGGAGAGGCCAAAAACAAACTTATCTCACAAAGCTATGATGGTACAAATGTAATGAGTGGCCAATTCAATGGTGTTCAGACACGTGTCAAGGCGGAGTATCCAAATGCACACTTTGTACATTGCTACGCGCACCAGCTCAACTTGGTCATGGTTCAAGCAACAAGTCAAAACAAagaagtgagggtattttttgcAAATCTTCAAGAGGTGTGTACCTTTTTTAGCCAGTCCTCACAGAGAGCTgacattttggatgaaatagtTGGAAAACGACTTCCTTCTGGCTCTTCAACAAGATGGAACTACAATTCAAGATCCGTATTAGtagttcaccaaaatattcaagaattaatagaatgctttgaaaaaattgaagaaacaagCAAAATGACTTCTACTTTGAATAAAGCTCAAGGACTTAAACTGAAACTGCAGCAACCAGAGTTTAAATACTGGCTCGAATTCTTTTCAAAGGTTATGCCTCATGTAGATATTTTGTATAGCTcactgcaaaagaaaaatataaaccctGTTTGGGCAAAGGAagcaatttcctctttcaaaagagAAATACAGAAAGTAAGGGAGAGTGTGGAAAGCCTGGCCACAGCAGATGAATCAGCAGAGCCTAGACCAAAGAGAAATAAGGTGGAAAACTGGCAAACATTGCGAAATGCAGCTGCCAAGGAAGTTTGTGACGCTATAGCAGCAGAGGCAGAACGCAGATTCGAATTCACTGGTCATCTAGTTGCAGCAAACTTGTTTGACAACGAAAATATGTCCGGCTATAGAAAAAGGTTTCCTGATGATATCCTAAACACGACAATAGAATCATTTGGTTTTCttgacaaaaataaactaagatGCGAGCTTCAGCTTATTTACAGCAGAGAAGATTTTAAAGAAGTTAAGAAGGCCACTCATTTGTTGTCATTccttcttgaaaacaatttagaACAATGTTTCAGTGAAACGGTGAAACTGCTAAAAGCACTGATCACAATACCAATGACAACGGCAGAAGCAGAACGTTGTTTTTCATGtctgaaaagaattaaaaccttcctcagaagCACAATGGACGAAGACCGGCTTACAGCACTTACCATGATGTCAATTGAAAAAGAGATGGCCCGCAATATAGTGGACTTTAATGAGAAGGTGATTGACCATTTTGCCGCAaaaaaggagagaagaatggacttCATGTTTAAACATACAACAACTGCAGGAGTCGCTTAA